One stretch of Ananas comosus cultivar F153 linkage group 6, ASM154086v1, whole genome shotgun sequence DNA includes these proteins:
- the LOC109711920 gene encoding probable E3 ubiquitin-protein ligase XBOS32, producing the protein MGFLSIMGNSFGCSASGERLVSAARDGDLQEAKALLEYNPRLARYSTFGVRNSPLHYSAAQGHHEIVSLLLECGVDINLRNFRGQTALMQACQYGHWEVVQTLMLFRANIHRTDYLNGGTALHFAALNGHSRCIRLLLADFVPSIPHFCNIMRQKSTEEVCIVDFDDDALDTIVNRKADGGITALHMAALNGHGDAVQLLLDLGARVSEVTVEDGTTIDLIGAGSTPLHYAACGGNAVCCQILIARGANLNAENSNGWTPLMVARSWHRNWLEGILSRQPEARILTPPSPYLSLPLMSIMGIAREYGWKSTDLSPAYIDPCAVCLERRCTVAAEGCNHEFCTRCALYLCSTNSTSITVPGPPGAIPCPLCRHAIVSFIALPGMTSPVRELPRTSLSLSLCTTCPAVSSDSDGSSSFRSLSCQRFPSVKLNTTFCMGDPDTSPCLIRCSRSGSSLRRSASQGESSRRSWLITVNQIAATTGGI; encoded by the exons ATGGGGTTTCTGAGCATAATGGGTAATTCCTTTGGGTGCTCGGCCTCCGGGGAGCGTCTCGTCTCCGCGGCGAGGGATGGTGATCTCCAAGAAGCTAAGGCCCTCTTGGAGTACAATCCCCGCCTCGCCCGGTACTCCACCTTCGGCGTTCGCAATTCGCCGCTGCATTACTCGGCGGCGCAGGGCCACCACGAG ATCGTCTCTCTGTTGCTCGAGTGCGGTGTCGATATAAATCTCAGGAATTTCAGGGGCCAG ACCGCTTTAATGCAAGCTTGTCAATATGGTCACTGGGAGGTTGTACAGACTCTTATGCTCTTCAGAGCCAAT ATTCACAGGACGGATTATCTCAATGGCGGAACCGCTCTTCACTTTGCAGCCCTAAATGGTCACTCTCGCTGTATCCGTCTTCTTCTTGCCGATTTTGTGCCTAGCATTCCTCACTTTTGCAATATTATGAGACAGAAATCGACAGAAGAAGTTTGTATTGTAGACTTTGATGACGA CGCCTTAGACACGATAGTCAACAGAAAAGCCGACGGGGGCATCACTGCGCTCCACATGGCGGCTCTAAATGGGCATGGTGATGCTGTGCAGTTGCTATTGGACCTGGGCGCTCGTGTCTCCGAGGTCACAGTGGAGGACGGGACAACAATTGACTTGATAG GTGCGGGGAGCACGCCACTTCATTATGCTGCTTGTGGAGGAAACGCCGTGTGTTGTCAA ATTCTCATTGCCAGAGGAGCCAACTTGAATGCTGAAAATTCTAATGG TTGGACTCCATTGATGGTCGCTCGATCATGGCATAGAAATTGGCTCGAGGGCATTTTAAGCAGGCAGCCAGAAGCCCGAATACTTACTCCTCCATCTCCCTACCTATCTCTCCCTCTTATGAGTATCATGGGCATCGCGAG AGAGTATGGATGGAAAAGTACAGATCTCTCACCTGCATATATCGACCCATGTGCTGTCTGCTTGGAACGGAGATGCACCGTAGCTGCAGAAG GTTGCAACCACGAGTTCTGCACGAGATGCGCCCTCTACCTGTGCTCCACCAACAGCACCTCGATCACTGTGCCGGGCCCGCCGGGCGCGATACCGTGCCCTCTCTGCCGCCACGCGATCGTGTCCTTCATCGCGCTCCCTGGCATGACGAGCCCTGTACGTGAGCTGCCTAGGACGAGCCTCTCCCTGTCCCTGTGCACCACGTGCCCTGCCGTGAGCTCGGATTCAGACGGCTCGTCCTCCTTCCGGTCCCTCAGTTGCCAGAGGTTCCCTTCTGTGAAGCTTAACACGACTTTTTGCATGGGCGACCCCGACACAAGCCCGTGCCTCATAAGGTGCTCAAGGTCGGGATCGAGCCTGCGACGATCGGCCTCTCAAGGAGAGAGCAGCAGGAGGTCGTGGCTAATCACCGTCAACCAAATCGCAGCTACTACCGGTGGCATCTGA
- the LOC109712182 gene encoding protein ECERIFERUM 3-like — protein sequence MTSAPFSSWPWENLGVYKYVLYGPLIAKAFTSKAWEFGNPNKWCLHILILFALRGAVHQLWYTFSNMLFLTRRRRIFTDSVDFDQIDKEWDWDNFLILQCLIGAMSLYTFPALRDLPQWDVWGILLAFFLHVTISEPLFYFVHRAFHRGHLFSLYHSLHHSSKVPQSFTAGFATPLEHLILSVVMGVPLLVPCLVGNGSLGLIYGYVLLFDFLRCMGHSNVEVFPHKLFEALPLLKYFIYTPTYHSVHHMEKNSNFCLFMPLFDLLGGTLDNKTWKLHKEISLGRNDQVPDFVFLAHVLDLVSAMHVQFIFRWHSSMPFAVKPLLLVFWPVAIVIMLCMWAWSKTFLVSMYRLRGRLHQIWAVPRFGFQYFLPFAKDGINHHIELAILRADKMGVKVLSLAALNKNEALNGGGMLFTSKHQDLRVRVVHGNTLTAAVILNEIPKDVQEVFLTGATSKLGRAIALHLCRKKIRVLMLTLSTERFQKIQKEAPPQFQQYLVQVTKIQAAKNCKTWIAGKWLSPREQLWAPPGTHFHQFVIPPIIGFRKDCTYGRLAAMRLPKDVQGLGMCEYTLERGVVHACHAGGVVHLLEGWTHHEVGPIDVDRIDVVWRAALKHGLAPQLHY from the exons ATGACTAGTGCTCCTTTCTCTTCTTGGCCTTGGGAAAATCTTGGTGTTTACAAg TATGTACTCTATGGGCCACTTATAGCTAAGGCATTTACCTCAAAAGCATGGGAGTTTGGTAATCCAAATAAATGGTGCCTCCACATCCTAATCCTCTTTGCACTAAGAGGCGCTGTCCATCAACTTTGGTACACCTTTAGCAACATGCTCTTCCTcacccgccgccgccgcatttTCACCGACAGCGTCGATTTCGATCAAATCGACAAAGAATGGGATTG GGACAACTTTTTAATACTGCAATGCTTGATAGGAGCCATGAGTCTCTACACCTTCCCAGCACTCAGAGATCTCCCTCAGTGGGATGTGTGGGGGattttattagcattttttcTCCATGTCACAATCTCAGAGCCTTTGTTCTACTTTGTGCATAGGGCCTTTCATAGAGGccacctcttctctctctaccatTCCCTCCACCACTCCTCTAAAGTCCCCCAGTCCTTCACAG CTGGATTTGCCACACCATTGGAGCACCTCATCCTAAGTGTGGTCATGGGAGTTCCCCTCCTTGTGCCGTGCCTTGTGGGAAATGGCTCTCTTGGTTTGATCTATGGCTATGTGTTGCTCTTTGATTTCCTTAGGTGCATGGGGCACAGTAATGTGGAGGTGTTTCCCCACAAGCTTTTTGAGGCTCTTCCTCTCCTCAAGTACTTCATCTACACCCCAAC GTATCACAGTGTTCATCACATGGAAAAGAActcaaatttttgtttatttatgcCTTTGTTTGATCTTTTGGGAGGGACACTTGATAACAAGACATGGAAGCTACACAAGGAGATAAGCTTAG GGAGAAATGATCAGGTGCCCGACTTCGTCTTCCTCGCTCACGTTCTCGATCTGGTATCCGCCATGCACGTGCAGTTCATATTCCGATGGCATAGCTCGATGCCGTTCGCGGTGAAGCCCTTGTTGCTGGTGTTTTGGCCTGTTGCAATTGTGATCATGCTCTGCATGTGGGCTTGGTCCAAAACTTTCTTGGTCTCCATGTATAGATTGCGCGGTCGATTGCACCAGATTTGGGCCGTCCCGCGGTTCGGGTTCCAG tATTTTTTACCATTTGCTAAAGATGGAATTAATCACCACATTGAACTTGCAATCCTGAGGGCAGATAAGATGGGTGTTAAGGTTCTGAGTCTTGCTGCATTGAATAAG aATGAAGCGCTCAACGGCGGTGGAATGCTTTTCACGAGCAAGCACCAAGATCTGCGAGTTCGAGTTGTTCATGGAAACACATTAACTGCAGCTGTGATCTTAAACGAGATCCCAAAAGATGTGCAAGAGGTTTTTCTCACAGGAGCAACATCCAAGCTTGGTAGAGCCATTGCATTGCACCTATGCCGCAAGAAAATCCGCGTCTTG ATGCTAACTCTATCAACTGAGAGGTTCCAGAAGATTCAAAAGGAAGCTCCACCTCAGTTCCAGCAATACCTTGTTCAGGTCACCAAAATCCAAGCTGCAAAAAATTGCAAG ACTTGGATAGCGGGCAAATGGCTGTCGCCGCGCGAGCAGCTGTGGGCCCCGCCGGGCACGCACTTCCACCAGTTTGTCATCCCGCCGATCATCGGATTCCGGAAGGACTGCACCTACGGCAGGCTGGCCGCGATGCGACTGCCCAAAGATGTGCAAGGGCTCGGAATGTGTGAG TACACGTTGGAGCGAGGGGTGGTGCACGCGTGCCACGCTGGAGGGGTGGTGCACCTGCTGGAAGGGTGGACCCACCACGAGGTGGGGCCCATCGACGTGGACCGGATCGACGTGGTTTGGCGCGCCGCGCTCAAGCACGGGCTCGCACCTCAGCTCCACTATTAG
- the LOC109712047 gene encoding UDP-glucuronate 4-epimerase 1-like, whose protein sequence is MRCGGDVDVDGDGDVFPSTPGKLKTWSGGSSAISRHHVGVVHRCFASTSTLFLWALLLVALTASYLSFAGLVDTSSRYLLLSASRARGGGGGGWERRVGESARPGAHRGARGLSVLVTGAAGFVGSHAALALRRRGDGVVGVDNFNAYYDPSLKRARGALLASHGVFVAEGDVADPGLLARLFGAAPFTHVLHLAAQAGVRYAMENPSSYVHSNVAALVALLEACRGAEPRPALVWASSSSVYGLNEKVPFAESDPTDRPASLYAATKKAGEAITHAYSHIYGISVTGLRFFTVYGPWGRPDMAYFAFTRNILQGKPITVYRGRGGVDLARDFTYIDDVVRGCLAALDTARRGERGPAQYRIYNLGNTAPVTVPRLVYLLEKHLGVRARRRVVDMPGNGDVPFTHADVARARADLGYRPRTNLDAGLKKFVKWYLSYYGYSSSSSSSSSGGRVVGGGAAAATTTTMTTTENKQQQQQQQQKQNRGLR, encoded by the coding sequence ATGCGGTGCGGCGGCGACGTCGAcgtcgacggcgacggcgatgtATTCCCGTCGACGCCGGGGAAGCTGAAGACGTGGTCAGGGGGATCGTCGGCGATCAGTCGCCACCACGTCGGCGTCGTGCACCGCTGCTTCGCGTCGACGAGCACGCTGTTCTTGTGGGCCCTACTCCTCGTCGCCCTCACCGCGTCCTACCTCAGCTTCGCGGGCCTCGTCGACACCTCCTCCCGCtacctcctcctctccgcctcgcgggcccgcggcggcggcggcggcggctgggaGCGCCGCGTCGGGGAGTCGGCCCGGCCGGGGGCCCACCGGGGGGCGCGCGGGCTCTCCGTGCTGGTGACCGGCGCCGCGGGGTTCGTCGGGTCGCACGCGGCGCTCGCCCTCCGGCGGCGCGGCGACGGCGTGGTCGGCGTCGACAACTTCAACGCCTACTACGACCCGTCCCTGAAGAGGGCCCGCGGCGCTCTCCTCGCGTCCCACGGCGTCTTCGTGGCCGAGGGCGACGTCGCCGACCCGGGGCTCCTCGCCCGGCTCTTCGGCGCCGCGCCCTTCACCCACGTCCTCCACCTCGCCGCGCAGGCCGGGGTGCGCTACGCCATGGAGAACCCCTCCTCCTACGTGCACTCCAACGTCGCGGCCCTCGTCGCCCTCCTCGAGGCGTGCCGCGGCGCCGAGCCCCGGCCCGCGCTCGTGtgggcgtcgtcgtcgtccgtGTACGGGCTCAACGAGAAGGTGCCCTTCGCGGAGTCCGACCCCACGGACCGGCCCGCGTCGCTCTACGCGGCGACGAAGAAGGCCGGGGAGGCGATCACGCACGCGTACAGCCACATCTACGGGATCTCCGTCACGGGGCTCCGCTTCTTCACCGTGTACGGGCCGTGGGGGCGCCCCGACATGGCCTACTTCGCCTTCACCAGGAACATCCTGCAGGGGAAGCCGATCACCGTCTACAGGGGCCGGGGCGGGGTCGACCTCGCGCGGGACTTCACCTACATCGACGACGTGGTCAGGGGCTGCCTCGCGGCGCTCGACACGGCGCGGCGGGGGGAGCGCGGCCCCGCGCAGTACCGGATCTACAACCTGGGGAACACGGCGCCGGTGACGGTGCCGCGGCTCGTCTACCTGCTGGAGAAGCACCTCGGGGTGCGCGCGCGGCGGAGGGTGGTCGACATGCCCGGCAACGGCGACGTCCCCTTCACCCACGCCGAcgtcgcccgcgcccgcgccgaCCTCGGCTACCGCCCCCGCACGAACCTCGATGCGGGCCTCAAGAAGTTCGTGAAGTGGTACCTCAGCTACTACGgctacagcagcagcagcagcagcagcagcagcggcggaAGAGTAGTAGGagggggagcggcggcggcgacgacgacgacgatgacgacgacagagaacaagcagcagcagcagcagcagcagcaaaagcAGAACCGCGGCTTGCGGTAG